The Lentzea guizhouensis genome contains a region encoding:
- a CDS encoding TetR/AcrR family transcriptional regulator, which yields MQSIAQKASLSQATAYRHFPSVEALVVAYHEDVMASLVEHGERSRKTGKELFEHQVSCWVRMQGVHGPVIVRFWSQRGFLERLRTSDAAAALSCRAWDRAVRGVLIELELPDPLLPVGRFLLNALFDPREILDLKKAAGLPDEQVVRRLSDAFYGALSGWARSGA from the coding sequence ATGCAGTCCATCGCGCAGAAGGCGTCCCTGTCGCAGGCGACGGCATATCGGCACTTCCCGTCCGTGGAGGCGCTTGTCGTCGCCTACCACGAGGACGTCATGGCGTCGTTGGTCGAGCACGGCGAACGGTCGCGCAAGACCGGCAAGGAGTTGTTCGAGCACCAGGTGTCGTGCTGGGTGCGGATGCAGGGCGTGCACGGTCCGGTGATCGTGCGGTTCTGGTCGCAGCGGGGGTTCCTGGAACGGCTGCGCACCTCCGACGCCGCGGCCGCGCTCTCGTGCCGGGCGTGGGACAGGGCGGTGCGCGGGGTGTTGATCGAACTGGAGCTGCCGGACCCGTTGCTGCCGGTCGGGCGGTTCCTGCTCAACGCGCTGTTCGACCCCCGGGAGATCCTCGACCTGAAGAAAGCCGCCGGACTACCTGACGAGCAGGTGGTCCGGCGGCTCTCGGACGCGTTCTACGGCGCGTTGTCGGGCTGGGCGCGCTCCGGGGCCTGA
- a CDS encoding Glu/Leu/Phe/Val family dehydrogenase has protein sequence MDVLQLMDEWGPEKVVAVSDRRTGMKGVLVIDNTARGMGKGGTRMSPGVTVAEIARLARVMTWKWAGVDLFFGGAKAGIRFDPASPGKEAALRAFARKLSNEVPREYVLGLDMGLTERDAAIVQDELSDRGAMMGAPAQLGGLPYDELGVTGFGVAEVADELMSLRGKRVAIQGFGAVGAAAAKRFAELGAIVVAVSSVHGAVVDADGLDVARLLRLRAEFGDLVVREYGSGAVQVLGAELRVPCDVLVPAALQDVIGADLAKELDTALVVEGANLPTSVAAQEVLAARGITVVPDFIANAGGVVAAAFGMDARYSPFPVNPATVLDAVSAKLRANAAHVLVEARNRGTTPHVAARELAQDRVLAAMKLRGRVA, from the coding sequence ATGGACGTTCTCCAGCTCATGGACGAGTGGGGGCCTGAGAAGGTCGTCGCGGTGTCGGACCGGCGCACCGGCATGAAGGGCGTGCTGGTCATCGACAACACCGCGCGCGGCATGGGCAAGGGCGGCACGCGGATGAGTCCCGGCGTGACGGTCGCGGAGATCGCGCGGCTGGCGCGGGTGATGACGTGGAAGTGGGCCGGGGTGGACCTCTTCTTCGGTGGCGCGAAGGCCGGCATCCGGTTCGATCCCGCTTCTCCCGGCAAGGAAGCGGCGCTGCGGGCCTTCGCGCGCAAGCTGTCGAACGAGGTGCCGCGCGAGTACGTGCTCGGGCTCGACATGGGCCTCACCGAACGGGACGCGGCGATCGTCCAGGACGAACTGTCGGACCGCGGCGCTATGATGGGCGCACCGGCTCAGCTCGGCGGCTTGCCGTACGACGAGCTGGGCGTCACCGGGTTCGGTGTGGCCGAGGTGGCGGACGAGCTGATGTCCCTGCGCGGCAAGAGGGTCGCGATCCAGGGCTTCGGCGCGGTGGGTGCAGCGGCAGCGAAGCGGTTCGCCGAACTGGGCGCGATCGTCGTTGCCGTCTCGTCGGTTCACGGCGCGGTGGTGGATGCCGATGGCCTTGATGTCGCACGGTTGTTGCGACTGCGTGCGGAGTTCGGCGACCTCGTGGTGCGGGAGTACGGGTCGGGTGCCGTCCAGGTGCTCGGCGCCGAGCTGCGGGTCCCGTGCGACGTGCTGGTGCCGGCGGCGTTGCAGGACGTCATCGGCGCCGATCTCGCGAAGGAGCTCGACACCGCGCTGGTGGTCGAGGGGGCGAACCTGCCCACTTCCGTTGCGGCACAAGAGGTGCTGGCCGCCCGCGGGATCACGGTGGTGCCGGACTTCATCGCGAACGCCGGTGGCGTGGTCGCGGCGGCGTTCGGGATGGACGCGCGGTACTCGCCGTTCCCGGTGAACCCCGCGACGGTGCTGGACGCGGTGTCGGCGAAGCTGCGCGCCAACGCGGCGCACGTGCTCGTCGAGGCGCGCAACCGGGGCACGACACCACATGTGGCCGCAAGAGAACTGGCACAGGACCGCGTGCTCGCGGCGATGAAGCTGCGGGGGCGGGTCGCATGA
- a CDS encoding antitoxin, with product MGFDELKNKAKDLIGQHGDKVDQGVERAGQFADEKTGGKHSEHIDQGEDKLKDGLRKFGDQQ from the coding sequence ATGGGCTTCGACGAGTTGAAGAACAAGGCCAAGGACCTCATCGGTCAGCACGGTGACAAGGTCGACCAGGGTGTGGAGCGCGCGGGGCAGTTCGCCGACGAGAAGACCGGCGGCAAGCACAGCGAGCACATCGACCAGGGTGAGGACAAGCTCAAGGACGGTCTCCGGAAGTTCGGCGACCAGCAGTGA
- a CDS encoding NAD(P)/FAD-dependent oxidoreductase, giving the protein MTPTPVELPTRAEVVIIGGGVIGTSIAFHLAEAGVRDVVVVERDDLGSGSTCKAAGGVRAQFSDELNIRLGARSLEAFQRFPQRPGQEIDLHRVGYLFLLSSAEHVTAFERNVELQNSLGVPSRMLSVEEARRMSPLVETDGLLAATFSPEDGHCTPESVVLGYATAARRMGARFCTRTAVRSIVGAGSDSFDVETGRGRISTGTVVCAAGAWSRSIGEMVGVDLPVSPLRRQVMFTAPMPELLDRVVPFTIDFGTTFYFHREGRGLLFGMSDPDETPGFELEMSDAWLPRLTEAIGRRAPRLLDVGVRNGWAGLYEVTPDHNALIGQAASAGRFFYATGFSGHGFLQGPAVGEVVRDLVLDREPFLDVSSLDVSRFAADRARPELNCV; this is encoded by the coding sequence ATGACACCCACCCCGGTGGAGCTCCCAACGCGGGCCGAGGTGGTCATCATCGGTGGCGGGGTGATCGGCACGTCCATTGCCTTCCACCTCGCCGAGGCGGGCGTCCGCGATGTCGTCGTCGTGGAGAGGGACGACCTGGGCTCCGGCTCCACCTGCAAGGCTGCAGGCGGGGTGCGCGCCCAGTTCTCCGACGAGCTCAACATCAGGCTCGGTGCTCGGTCTCTCGAAGCGTTCCAGCGCTTTCCGCAGCGGCCCGGGCAGGAGATCGATCTGCACCGGGTCGGCTACCTGTTCCTCCTCTCTTCCGCCGAACACGTGACGGCGTTCGAGCGCAACGTCGAACTGCAGAACTCCCTCGGCGTGCCGAGCCGAATGCTGTCGGTCGAGGAAGCCCGGCGGATGTCGCCATTGGTCGAAACGGACGGTCTGCTCGCGGCGACCTTCTCGCCGGAAGACGGACACTGCACGCCCGAGTCCGTCGTCCTCGGCTATGCCACCGCTGCCCGCCGGATGGGGGCCCGTTTCTGCACCAGAACTGCCGTGCGATCGATAGTAGGGGCCGGGTCCGACAGTTTTGACGTCGAAACCGGCCGCGGCCGGATTTCGACCGGCACCGTGGTCTGCGCGGCGGGTGCGTGGTCGCGGTCGATCGGCGAGATGGTGGGCGTTGACCTGCCGGTTTCTCCCCTGCGGCGGCAGGTCATGTTCACCGCGCCCATGCCGGAACTACTCGATCGGGTGGTTCCCTTCACCATCGACTTCGGCACCACCTTCTACTTCCACCGCGAGGGCCGCGGGCTGCTGTTCGGCATGTCCGACCCGGACGAGACGCCGGGGTTCGAGCTGGAGATGTCCGACGCGTGGCTGCCGCGCCTCACCGAGGCGATCGGCCGGCGTGCGCCCAGGCTGCTCGATGTCGGCGTGCGCAACGGGTGGGCCGGGCTGTACGAGGTGACGCCGGACCACAACGCGTTGATCGGCCAGGCGGCGAGCGCCGGCCGGTTCTTCTACGCCACCGGGTTCTCCGGGCACGGGTTCCTGCAGGGTCCCGCGGTCGGCGAGGTCGTGCGAGACCTCGTGCTGGACCGCGAGCCCTTCCTCGACGTGTCCAGTCTGGACGTCTCCAGGTTCGCGGCCGACCGGGCGCGGCCGGAGCTCAACTGCGTGTGA
- a CDS encoding acyl-CoA dehydrogenase family protein, with the protein MQDPLQLLDIPSLLSDEERDIQATVAAFLADHVRPHVAGWFEEGVLPRELAQELGQLGVLGMHLEGYGCAGTSALAYGLACLELEAVDSGIRSFVSVQGSLSMFSIWRYGSEEQKQEWLPRLASGQAIGCFGLTEPDHGSNPKGMRTRAVRDGSDWVLNGTKTWITNGGLADVATVWAQTEDGIRGFLVPRGTPGFTTRDIKHKLSMRASVTSELVLEDVRLPDSARLPEATSLGAPLSCLNEARFGIVFGAVGAARDCVRTALDYAGTRIQFDQPIAAFQLTQRKLATMSVQVGNAMLLALHLARLKEEGRLKPEQISVGKLNNVEAAIAIARESRTVLGANGISLEYSPLRHANNLESVLTYEGTSDIHLLSIGHALTGIAAFR; encoded by the coding sequence GTGCAGGACCCGTTGCAGTTGCTGGACATCCCGTCGTTGCTGAGCGACGAGGAGCGCGACATCCAGGCCACCGTCGCGGCGTTCCTGGCCGACCACGTCCGGCCGCACGTCGCCGGCTGGTTCGAGGAGGGCGTCCTGCCCCGCGAGCTCGCCCAGGAGCTGGGCCAGCTCGGCGTTCTCGGCATGCACCTGGAGGGCTACGGGTGCGCGGGCACGTCGGCGTTGGCGTACGGGCTCGCGTGCCTGGAGCTGGAGGCCGTGGACAGCGGCATCCGCAGCTTCGTGTCGGTGCAGGGTTCGCTGTCGATGTTCTCGATCTGGAGGTACGGGTCGGAGGAGCAGAAGCAGGAGTGGCTGCCGAGGCTCGCCTCCGGACAGGCGATCGGCTGCTTCGGGCTGACCGAGCCCGACCACGGCTCGAACCCGAAGGGCATGCGGACGCGGGCGGTCCGCGACGGCTCGGACTGGGTGCTCAACGGCACGAAGACGTGGATCACGAACGGCGGGCTGGCCGACGTCGCGACCGTGTGGGCGCAGACCGAGGACGGGATCCGCGGGTTCCTCGTGCCGCGCGGCACGCCGGGGTTCACGACGCGGGACATCAAGCACAAGCTGTCGATGCGCGCGTCCGTGACGTCCGAGCTGGTCCTGGAGGACGTGCGACTCCCGGACAGCGCCCGGTTGCCGGAGGCGACGTCGCTGGGCGCGCCGCTGTCGTGCCTGAACGAGGCCAGGTTCGGGATCGTGTTCGGGGCGGTGGGTGCGGCCAGGGACTGCGTGCGGACCGCGCTCGACTACGCCGGCACCCGGATCCAGTTCGACCAGCCGATCGCGGCGTTCCAGCTGACCCAGCGCAAGCTGGCGACGATGTCGGTGCAGGTCGGCAACGCGATGCTGCTGGCGTTGCACCTCGCGAGGCTCAAGGAGGAGGGCAGGCTCAAACCGGAGCAGATCAGCGTCGGCAAGCTCAACAACGTCGAGGCGGCCATCGCGATCGCGCGGGAGAGCAGGACGGTGCTCGGCGCGAACGGCATCTCGCTGGAGTACTCACCCCTGCGGCACGCCAACAACCTCGAGTCGGTGCTGACCTACGAGGGCACCTCCGACATCCACCTGCTATCCATCGGCCACGCGTTGACCGGAATCGCCGCATTCCGCTGA
- the recQ gene encoding DNA helicase RecQ yields MGSTDHGDALQVLQRVFGYPEFRGEQADIVEHVIGGGDALVLMPTGGGKSLCYQIPALVRPGTGVVISPLIALMQDQVDALRALGVRAGFLNSSLSWDERRMVEAEFVAGELDLLYLAPERLSSEATVKLLDKADIALFAIDEAHCVSQWGHDFRPDYLSLAHLHERWPKVPRIALTATATEATRAEILTRLDLTDGRQFVSSFDRPNIQYRIVPKKEPKKQLLDLLRGEHQGDAGIVYCLSRASVEKTAEFLVANGIEALPYHAGLDASVRQRNQARFLREDGLVMVATIAFGMGIDKPDVRFVAHLDLPKSVEGYYQETGRAGRDGLPSTAWLAYGLNDVVQQRKMIESSEGDQAFRRRSQAHLDAMLALCETVSCRRTMLLDYFSEKGTPCGNCDTCLSPPESWDGTVAAQKLLSTVWRLRNERNQKFGAGQAIDIVMGRKTAKVLQFDHDRLSTFGIGEDLTESEWRGVVRQLLAQGLLAVEGEYSTLVLTPASSEVLSRKRTVLMRKDATPIRSTTRTAAAGGVAKPKAAVDLPAEAAPLFETLRKWRADQARTQAVPAYVIFNDATLRGIAATRPSTLAALGNVSGVGQAKLTKYGTAVLELVAGTAPADLTQPTEAAAPVAAKPARTSRPSARGTAAGAWAPGGSDDDGFASLSEPEEWPEPEEPLDW; encoded by the coding sequence ATGGGTTCAACCGACCACGGGGACGCGCTGCAGGTCCTGCAGCGCGTCTTCGGGTACCCCGAGTTCCGCGGCGAGCAAGCCGACATCGTCGAGCACGTGATCGGGGGCGGCGACGCGCTCGTGCTCATGCCGACCGGTGGCGGCAAGTCGCTGTGCTACCAGATCCCCGCGCTGGTGCGGCCGGGCACGGGCGTGGTGATCTCGCCGCTCATCGCGCTGATGCAGGACCAGGTCGACGCGCTGCGCGCCCTGGGCGTGCGCGCGGGGTTCCTGAACTCGTCGCTCTCGTGGGACGAGCGCCGGATGGTGGAGGCGGAGTTCGTCGCGGGCGAGCTCGACCTGCTCTACCTCGCGCCCGAGCGGCTCAGCTCCGAGGCGACCGTGAAGCTGCTCGACAAGGCCGACATCGCCCTGTTCGCCATCGACGAGGCGCACTGCGTCTCCCAGTGGGGCCACGACTTCCGGCCCGACTACCTCTCGCTCGCCCACCTGCACGAACGCTGGCCCAAGGTGCCGCGGATCGCGCTGACCGCCACGGCGACCGAGGCCACCCGCGCCGAGATCCTCACGCGCCTCGACCTCACCGACGGCCGCCAGTTCGTCTCCAGCTTCGACCGGCCGAACATCCAGTACCGGATCGTGCCGAAGAAGGAGCCCAAGAAGCAGCTCCTCGACCTCCTGCGCGGTGAGCACCAGGGCGACGCGGGCATCGTCTACTGCCTGTCCCGCGCCTCGGTCGAGAAGACCGCCGAGTTCCTGGTGGCGAACGGCATCGAGGCCCTGCCGTACCACGCGGGTCTCGACGCGTCGGTCCGCCAGCGCAACCAGGCCCGCTTCCTGCGGGAGGACGGCCTGGTCATGGTCGCCACGATCGCCTTCGGCATGGGCATCGACAAGCCGGACGTCCGCTTCGTCGCCCACCTCGACCTGCCGAAGTCCGTCGAGGGCTACTACCAGGAGACCGGCCGCGCGGGCCGTGACGGCCTGCCCTCCACCGCCTGGCTCGCCTACGGCCTCAACGACGTCGTGCAGCAGCGCAAGATGATCGAGTCCTCGGAGGGCGACCAGGCGTTCCGCCGCCGCAGCCAGGCCCACCTGGACGCGATGCTGGCCCTGTGCGAGACGGTGAGCTGCCGCCGCACGATGCTGCTCGACTACTTCAGCGAGAAGGGCACCCCCTGCGGCAACTGCGACACCTGCCTCTCCCCGCCCGAGTCGTGGGACGGCACCGTCGCGGCCCAGAAGCTGCTCTCGACCGTCTGGCGCCTGCGCAACGAGCGCAACCAGAAGTTCGGCGCCGGTCAGGCCATCGACATCGTCATGGGCCGCAAGACCGCCAAGGTCCTGCAGTTCGACCACGACCGCCTCAGCACCTTCGGCATCGGCGAGGACCTCACCGAGTCCGAGTGGCGCGGCGTCGTCCGCCAGCTGCTGGCCCAGGGCCTGCTGGCCGTGGAAGGGGAGTACTCAACCCTCGTCCTCACCCCGGCGAGCTCCGAGGTCCTCTCCCGCAAGCGCACCGTGCTCATGCGCAAGGACGCCACCCCGATCCGCTCCACCACCCGCACCGCCGCGGCAGGCGGCGTGGCCAAGCCGAAGGCCGCCGTCGACCTCCCCGCGGAGGCCGCGCCGCTGTTCGAGACCCTCCGCAAGTGGCGTGCCGACCAGGCCCGCACCCAGGCGGTCCCGGCCTACGTCATCTTCAACGACGCCACGTTGCGCGGCATCGCCGCCACCCGCCCGAGCACCCTCGCGGCGCTCGGCAACGTGAGCGGCGTCGGGCAGGCGAAGCTCACCAAGTACGGCACCGCCGTCCTCGAGCTGGTGGCCGGCACCGCCCCGGCCGACCTCACCCAGCCCACTGAGGCCGCCGCTCCCGTCGCGGCCAAACCCGCCCGCACCTCCAGGCCGTCCGCACGCGGCACCGCGGCGGGGGCGTGGGCTCCCGGCGGCTCCGACGACGACGGTTTCGCCTCCCTGTCCGAACCCGAGGAGTGGCCAGAACCGGAGGAACCGCTCGACTGGTGA
- a CDS encoding CaiB/BaiF CoA transferase family protein — protein sequence MSSLEGVVIADFSRVLAAPYATMVLGDLGAEVIKVEQPGRGDETRTWGPPHHEGEATYFLSVNRNKTSVQIDLRTGAGREQARELIARADVVVENFKPGTMEKFGLDHESLGRDDLVYCSISGFGSGKGADLPGYDLLVQAVGGLMSVTGDGAPVKTGVALVDVLTGLHACVGILAALRHREQTGLGQRVELDLLSVLLSSMVNQSAGFTLAGSIPEPMGNRHPSIAPYEVFPTADQPIVLAVGNDRQFRRLCSVLDVPELATDPRFAANPDRVAHVDALFDVLAQRLRARPAQHWFETLTPLGVPCGPVNDIAHAFALAESLDLNPTATIDGMTLVANPIRLSRTPVSYRLRPPKLEQ from the coding sequence ATGAGCTCGCTCGAAGGGGTGGTGATCGCGGACTTCAGCAGGGTGCTGGCCGCACCCTACGCAACCATGGTGCTCGGTGACCTGGGCGCCGAGGTGATCAAGGTCGAACAGCCCGGCCGTGGTGACGAGACCCGTACGTGGGGGCCGCCGCACCACGAGGGCGAGGCCACGTACTTCTTGTCCGTCAACAGGAACAAGACGTCCGTGCAGATCGACCTGCGCACCGGGGCGGGCCGGGAGCAGGCGCGGGAGCTGATCGCGCGCGCCGATGTCGTGGTGGAGAACTTCAAGCCCGGCACGATGGAGAAGTTCGGGCTGGACCACGAGTCGCTGGGACGCGACGACCTGGTCTACTGCTCGATCTCCGGGTTCGGCTCCGGCAAGGGTGCCGACCTGCCCGGCTACGACCTGCTGGTGCAGGCCGTGGGTGGGTTGATGAGCGTGACCGGTGACGGCGCACCGGTGAAGACCGGTGTGGCGCTGGTCGACGTCCTGACCGGGTTGCACGCCTGCGTGGGCATCCTCGCGGCGCTGCGGCACCGCGAGCAGACCGGGCTCGGGCAGCGGGTCGAGCTCGACCTGTTGTCGGTGTTGTTGTCCAGCATGGTGAACCAGAGCGCGGGCTTCACGCTGGCCGGTTCGATCCCGGAGCCGATGGGCAACCGGCACCCGTCGATCGCGCCGTACGAGGTGTTCCCGACGGCCGACCAGCCGATCGTGCTCGCGGTGGGCAACGACCGGCAGTTCCGCCGGTTGTGCTCGGTGCTGGACGTGCCGGAGCTCGCGACCGATCCGCGGTTCGCGGCGAACCCCGACCGGGTGGCGCACGTGGACGCGTTGTTCGACGTGCTCGCACAACGGTTGCGGGCGCGCCCGGCCCAGCACTGGTTCGAGACCCTGACGCCGCTCGGCGTTCCGTGCGGTCCGGTCAACGACATCGCGCACGCGTTCGCGTTGGCCGAGTCGCTCGACCTGAACCCGACCGCGACGATCGACGGCATGACGCTCGTCGCGAACCCCATCCGCCTGTCGCGCACGCCGGTGAGCTACCGGCTGCGCCCACCGAAGCTGGAGCAGTGA
- a CDS encoding Xaa-Pro dipeptidyl-peptidase has product MKRVRVVVALAGVLTLTPIPATAATPAFTLSGGVSAPIHSMADAVRETVWVDSGLDLDGDGRGDRVTADIIRPATTGRVPVIMDASPYYQSTGRGNESEIKTYDSAGAPVKFPLFYDNYFVPRGYAVVLVDFLGTNRSRGCVDVGGRSEIASASAVIDWLNGRRTGYTTVTGGTTKSASWSTGAVGMIGKSWDGSIANGVAATGIDGLKTIVPIAAISSWYDWFRSDGVSYRSYSSPTGLGSQFENSNARSRCGAVRTEINNGSPANGDYTAMWQQRDFVRDASRVKASVFAIHGQNDLNVKTLQYGQFWDALPASVPKKLWFSQTAHVDPFDFRRGEWVATLHRWFDRWLLNVPNGIENESQASVERNPDQWENTQTWPPTGTTTQVLRPSSSGLGTAPGTGTAAFTDNGTATPSSWLSGSNTGRVVYSTAPLTSDLLVAGTSSITVGVSSSTPTAHLTAYLVDYGPARVRTGEGIRTLTTESCWGENRTGDDACYRNTETTAGNVDAQVIARGWADLANYESRSVTRAITPGTKYRITFRLSTTDHLVPAGHRLGLLIGGTDSSVIVAPSRLPRLTVDLADTSVRVPIRGAVPSASADPITARTVSAGTTSALG; this is encoded by the coding sequence ATGAAGCGTGTTCGTGTTGTAGTGGCGTTAGCAGGGGTCCTGACCCTCACGCCAATCCCTGCCACAGCGGCGACACCGGCGTTCACCCTGTCCGGCGGAGTGTCCGCACCCATCCACTCCATGGCCGATGCCGTCCGCGAGACGGTGTGGGTCGACAGCGGCCTCGACCTCGACGGCGACGGCCGTGGCGACCGCGTGACGGCCGACATCATCAGACCGGCCACCACCGGGCGCGTGCCCGTGATCATGGACGCGAGCCCGTACTACCAGAGCACCGGCCGCGGCAACGAGAGTGAGATCAAGACCTACGACTCGGCCGGCGCTCCGGTCAAGTTCCCGCTCTTCTACGACAACTACTTCGTACCGCGCGGCTACGCGGTCGTGCTGGTCGACTTCCTCGGCACGAACCGCTCACGCGGCTGCGTCGACGTCGGCGGCAGGTCGGAGATCGCGTCCGCCAGCGCCGTGATCGACTGGCTGAACGGTCGGCGCACCGGCTACACGACCGTCACCGGCGGCACGACGAAGTCGGCGAGCTGGTCGACCGGCGCCGTGGGCATGATCGGCAAGTCGTGGGACGGCTCGATCGCGAACGGTGTCGCGGCGACCGGTATCGACGGGTTGAAGACCATCGTGCCGATCGCCGCTATCAGCTCGTGGTACGACTGGTTCCGTTCCGACGGCGTCTCCTACCGCAGCTACAGCTCGCCAACGGGCCTGGGTTCGCAGTTCGAGAACTCCAACGCCCGCTCACGGTGCGGTGCCGTGCGCACGGAGATAAACAACGGTTCGCCGGCCAACGGCGACTACACGGCCATGTGGCAGCAACGTGACTTCGTGCGCGACGCCTCGCGCGTGAAGGCGTCCGTGTTCGCCATCCACGGCCAGAACGACCTCAACGTGAAGACGCTCCAGTACGGCCAGTTCTGGGACGCGCTGCCGGCCTCCGTGCCGAAGAAGCTGTGGTTCTCGCAGACCGCGCACGTCGACCCGTTCGACTTCCGCCGCGGTGAGTGGGTCGCGACCCTGCACCGGTGGTTCGACCGCTGGCTGCTCAACGTGCCCAACGGCATCGAGAACGAGTCGCAGGCCTCCGTCGAACGCAACCCGGACCAGTGGGAGAACACGCAGACGTGGCCGCCCACCGGGACGACCACTCAGGTGCTGCGTCCTTCTTCTTCGGGCCTCGGCACCGCGCCAGGAACGGGCACCGCGGCGTTCACCGACAACGGCACCGCCACGCCCTCCTCGTGGCTCTCCGGCTCGAACACCGGCCGCGTCGTCTACTCGACGGCACCGCTCACGTCCGACCTGCTCGTCGCCGGCACCTCGTCGATCACCGTGGGCGTGTCGTCGTCGACGCCGACCGCGCACCTGACGGCGTACCTCGTCGACTACGGCCCGGCACGGGTGCGGACCGGTGAAGGCATCCGCACGCTGACCACGGAGTCGTGCTGGGGCGAGAACCGCACCGGCGACGACGCCTGCTACCGCAACACCGAGACGACGGCGGGCAACGTGGACGCGCAGGTCATCGCCCGCGGGTGGGCGGATCTCGCGAACTACGAGTCACGCTCTGTCACGCGCGCGATCACGCCGGGCACCAAGTACCGCATCACGTTCCGACTGTCCACAACGGACCACCTGGTGCCGGCGGGCCACCGCCTGGGCCTGCTGATCGGCGGCACCGACTCGAGCGTCATCGTCGCGCCGAGCCGGCTGCCCCGGCTGACCGTGGACCTCGCGGACACCTCGGTGCGCGTCCCGATCCGCGGCGCGGTGCCGTCGGCATCCGCTGATCCCATCACCGCCCGCACCGTTTCCGCAGGTACGACGAGCGCTCTGGGCTAG
- a CDS encoding peptidylprolyl isomerase, with protein sequence MRRIAAGLAVAALAAGFITTGTASAQQELTRPDCGYTVTPDEPPARPVSVPRDPWFTKGKVLVKIKTSQGDLPLVLDRTKAPCTAHSFIHLAHRGFYNSTECHRLTAYPTLKVLQCGDPSGTSEGGPGYRYKDELPTDLQPAPNDPTGERRIYPRGTLAMANAGPDTNGSQFFLVQSDSVLRPNYTVFGQILPEGMKTLDKIAAGGIAGENPLDGAPVVKSELKWVLPLGI encoded by the coding sequence ATGAGGCGAATCGCAGCTGGGCTGGCAGTGGCGGCGCTTGCCGCCGGCTTCATCACGACCGGCACCGCGTCCGCGCAGCAAGAGCTGACCAGGCCTGACTGCGGCTACACCGTGACGCCGGACGAACCTCCCGCTCGTCCGGTGTCCGTGCCGCGCGACCCCTGGTTCACCAAGGGCAAGGTGCTGGTCAAGATCAAGACCAGCCAGGGCGACCTGCCGCTCGTGCTCGACCGCACCAAGGCGCCGTGCACCGCGCACAGCTTCATCCACCTGGCACACCGCGGCTTCTACAACAGCACCGAGTGCCACCGCCTCACCGCGTACCCGACGCTCAAGGTGCTGCAGTGCGGTGACCCGTCGGGCACCAGCGAGGGCGGCCCCGGGTATCGGTACAAGGACGAGCTGCCGACCGACCTGCAGCCCGCGCCGAACGACCCGACCGGCGAGCGCCGCATCTACCCGCGCGGCACGCTCGCGATGGCCAACGCCGGCCCCGACACCAACGGCTCGCAGTTCTTCCTGGTGCAGTCCGACTCGGTCCTGCGCCCGAACTACACCGTGTTCGGGCAGATCCTGCCCGAGGGCATGAAGACGCTCGACAAGATCGCGGCGGGCGGCATCGCGGGGGAGAACCCGCTGGACGGCGCCCCGGTCGTCAAGTCCGAGCTGAAGTGGGTGCTCCCGCTCGGGATCTGA
- a CDS encoding maleylacetate reductase yields MSFTFEPARTRIVFGRGTSSSVRAEAERLGASRVLLIARHGGDRVAEALGPLLAARFTGAAMHTPVEVTERALASLHDHGVDCVVSVGGGSSTGLSKALSVRAGVPQVIIPTTYAGSEVTPVLGETAAGRKETRRDPAIQPDTVVYDVDLTLGLPLDVTVTSAMNALAHAVTARGNENPLIDAIAHKAIEGILHALSGNPSTVDARTELLHSAWLAGTCLASVPMGLHHKLAHVLGGSFGLPHAATHTALLPHTAPADLSKRIHDTATRFGAVTSLRELGIAESDLPRAAEIAAHTDALRVLTNAWRDAPSG; encoded by the coding sequence GTGAGCTTCACCTTCGAACCCGCGCGCACGCGCATCGTGTTCGGCCGCGGCACGTCGTCCTCCGTGCGCGCCGAGGCCGAGCGCCTGGGTGCCTCCCGAGTGCTGCTGATCGCCCGGCACGGCGGTGACCGGGTGGCCGAGGCACTGGGGCCGTTGCTCGCGGCCAGGTTCACCGGCGCGGCCATGCACACGCCCGTCGAGGTCACCGAACGCGCGCTGGCGTCGCTGCACGACCACGGCGTGGACTGCGTGGTGTCGGTCGGCGGCGGGTCGAGCACGGGTCTGTCGAAGGCGCTGTCGGTGCGCGCGGGCGTGCCGCAGGTCATCATCCCCACCACCTACGCCGGGTCCGAGGTCACGCCCGTGCTCGGCGAGACGGCGGCCGGGCGCAAGGAGACGCGGCGGGACCCGGCGATCCAGCCGGACACCGTCGTCTACGACGTCGACCTGACGCTGGGCTTGCCGTTGGACGTCACGGTGACCAGTGCTATGAACGCTCTCGCGCACGCCGTGACGGCACGAGGCAACGAGAACCCGTTGATCGACGCGATCGCCCATAAGGCCATCGAGGGCATCTTGCACGCGTTGAGCGGCAACCCGTCCACGGTGGACGCACGGACCGAGTTGTTGCACTCGGCGTGGTTGGCGGGCACATGTCTGGCGTCCGTTCCAATGGGACTGCACCACAAGCTCGCGCACGTTTTGGGTGGATCGTTCGGGTTGCCGCATGCCGCAACGCACACGGCGTTGCTTCCACACACTGCGCCCGCCGACTTGAGCAAGCGCATCCACGACACGGCGACACGCTTTGGTGCGGTGACCTCGTTGCGTGAACTGGGCATCGCGGAGTCCGATTTGCCCCGTGCTGCGGAGATTGCCGCGCACACGGATGCGTTGCGGGTGTTGACGAACGCGTGGCGCGACGCGCCTTCGGGCTGA